The DNA window CTACGTTCCGCCTCCTCCGACTGAGTTGATGTCATGCCTTGATGCATTTGAAAAATTCTTGCATGACCGCTCATTGCCACCTCTTCTTCAGATCGCTCTTCTTCATTACCAGTTTGAGGCCATTCATCCATTCTTGGATGGTAACGGTAGAGTAGGACGTTTGCTAATGACATTGTTTCTCGTCGAACGAAATATTCTTCCAACCCCCTTACTTTATTTAAGCGCTTTTTTCGAGGCGACAAGACGAGATTATTATGAGCTCTTGTCGGGTGTGAGTCACCGTGGAGAATGGGAGGCATGGCTTAGTTATTTTCTGAACGGAGTCGCACGACAATCAGAAGATGCACTCAGCCGAGCTCAACGAATCAATCGCAGACTTGGGAAGTGGCGTAAAGACGTTACCGGAACCGCGTCGAAAATACCTCTGATGTTGGTTGATAGGCTAGCCACCAATCCCTATATCACGATCAATCAGGGCATGAAAAAGCTTGGTGTAGCTTTCACAACCGTGCAACGTGCTGTGGAAAAGCTCGAAAAATTGTCCATTGTGAAAAAAGTTGGCAATGCCAAACGTGACCGTGTTTATTGTGCAAAGTCCATCTTATCCATCCTCGAAGAACCCGCCAAATTGATCCCATGAGACAGTGTTTTAGGGTTTAACTATTTTTCGAAGAATTTCTTTTGAATTTGAGATATACTGGTAGCTGGTGAGGGGTGACCCATAGAGAGTAAGCGGGAAGATCGCCCCCCCACCTGTTGCGATGGCCGTTTAGGCCATCCAGCAGAGCGTTGCGTTGTTTTAGCAACGCTGCAACAGGTGGGGGGGAGGAAAGTCCGAACTCCACAGGGCAAGGCGTTTGATGTTAAATCAGACCTCTCATTTCAGATGAGAGAGGGAAAGTGCCACAGAGACAATACTACCCCGACGTGACGTCTGGGGAAAGGTGAAAAGAGAGGAGATGTCCTTCGGGGCTACTCTTCTCCCCCCCACCTGTTGCGATGGCCGTTTGGGCCATTCAGCAAAGCGTTGCGTTGCTTTAGCAACGCTGCAACAGCTGGGGGGGTGGAAAACCCCGCCTGGAGCGAGATCAAATAGAGGACGAGGGGGCTGCCCGCCCATTGTTCCGACCTAACGTCGGGGCGAGTCCCGGGTGTGATCGCACGAGAGAAATGATCTTCGCCCAGCCTATTTAAAAAGGTG is part of the Chlamydiota bacterium genome and encodes:
- a CDS encoding Fic family protein: MTQANIPGHKIRCPENYTAFIPNPLPPKITWSQELIRSLSDADRALGQLAGESRSLPNPHLLIRPFIKREAVLSSRIEGTQATLGELLAMEAGATIDRSTEDLREVANYVVALEHGIKRLKTLPLSLRLIRELHKHLMAGVRGSHATPGEFRHSQNWIGHPGCTLTNASYVPPPPTELMSCLDAFEKFLHDRSLPPLLQIALLHYQFEAIHPFLDGNGRVGRLLMTLFLVERNILPTPLLYLSAFFEATRRDYYELLSGVSHRGEWEAWLSYFLNGVARQSEDALSRAQRINRRLGKWRKDVTGTASKIPLMLVDRLATNPYITINQGMKKLGVAFTTVQRAVEKLEKLSIVKKVGNAKRDRVYCAKSILSILEEPAKLIP